In the Saccharococcus thermophilus genome, CCACTCTTGAATCGACGAAACCGTAAACGAATTCACGCCGATCGCTTGCAAAAAGAGAGCAAATGTTTCTTTTTCAGTAAACACCATGATTTGGCGGGACAACGCAATCGTTCGATGTTCAAAACTTGTTTCATCTTTTTGCAAATCGAAAAACGCCAGTGCTTCTTTTCGTTTTACCCATTCGGAAAACGGCACGTCAGAAACAATGGTTAATTGTTTTCCTTTTATCTGCTCAAGCAATGGTTCGTCTATTTGTCCATTTACATAAATTTCTCGCGCCTCGCGCTTTTTCACTAAATACGAATAAAAAGCTTTTGCCGCTGCTTCCTCTTTTGTCGCTGCAATGCTGATTCCTTCACCGGTCGATTTCATTTCCGGACCGACAAGAGGGTCAACCCCTGGTAATTTATATGTTGAAAATACCGGATACTTCAAAACGATATACGGCAAGTTCGCCAAACGCCGCTGTTTTTCGCCAACAACATCGTTTAAACATTTCCCAAGCAATAATTTTGTCGCAATTTGCGCGAGCGGAATCCCCGTTGCCTTGCTGACAATCGGTACGGTCCGGCTTGCGCGCGGATTGACTTCGAGAACATAGACTTGCCCGTTGGCAATGACATATTGGATGTTCATAATCCCTTTAAATTGCAGCTTTTTCGCGATTTTTGCCGCATAAGTGATCATGTTGTTCTGCTCTTCTTTTGTCAGCGTTTGGGCCGGCAGCCATGCATAGCTGTCTCCGGAATGCACCCCTGCTTTTTCGACATGTTCTATAATAGTTGGCAGCAAAATATCATTACCATCGGTCACCACATCGACTTCCGCTTCTTTTCCATCTAAATACGCATCAATCAGCAACGGATACGCAATCATCCCTTGCGCTAACAGCGTTGCTAACTGCTGTTCGTCTTTGACAATAAACATTCCTCTGCCGCCAATAACATAGGAAGGACGAAGCAGGATCGGATAGCCAATTTTTTCCGCATTGGCAAGCAGCTCTGTTTCGTTATTGGCCATCATCCCCGGCACGTGCGGAATGTCGAGTTCTTCTAACAGCTGATAAAAACGGTCACGATCTTCCAACTGGTCAATGACATCGTACGTAACGCCAAGAAGCGAGACATTGGCTTCCTCCAACCCTTTCACCAAATTGATGGCCGTCTGTCCGCCAAATTGAACGATCACTTTATTGATTTGTTCCGCTTCAATGACGTTTAACACGTCTTCTAGCGTCAGTGGTTCGAAATAAAGCCGGTCCGCCACCGCAAAATCGGTGCTGACCGTTTCCGGATTGTTGTTCATTAGCACCGTTTCATATCCTTCTTCTTGAAGCGCATAGACGCTGTGGACAGAGCTGTAGTCAAACTCGATTCCTTGGCCGATGCGAATCGGTCCGGCGCCAATAATCAGCACCTTTTCCCTATCGCTTTTTTTCCGTTCGTCCTCGCCGAAATAAGTGGAATAATAATAATCCGTTTCCGAACGAAATTCGGCGGCACACGTATCAACCATTTTATAGGCTGGAAGGATGCCGAGCTGTTTTCGCTTTTCCCTCACGTCTTGCTCCTTCACGCCCCACGCTTCCGCTAAAAACGCATCCGCAAAGCCTTTTTCCTTCAAAAGGCGGAACGTCGCTTCGTCAATTTCGTCAAGATTTGTCTCTTTCGCTTTCTTTTCCAATTCGATGAGCTGATAAAACGAATGCAAAAAGAAGCGGTCGATTTTCGTTAGCGCATAGACGGCATCGATCGTTTCCCCGCGTCGGAACAGCTCCAAGATGGCAAAGAAACGGCGGTCATCCCTGTTTACAAGCAGCTGTTTCAGTTCCGCCTCTGTTTTTTCGGCAAGCTCCGGCAAATACAGGCCGTTATTTTTGCCTTCTAGCGAATAAACCGCTTTTTGAAATGCGCGTTCCATGTTGCGGTCGATCGCCATCACTTCTCCGGTCGCTTTCATCTGCGTGCCGAGCTGGCGGTCCGCAAGCGGAAATTTGTCAAACGGCAGGCGCGGAAATTTTACGACGACGTAATCGAGCGCTGGTTCAAAGCTGGCGTATGTCGTTTTTGTTACCGGGTTCAACAGCTCCGCCAACGTATAGCCGACGGCCAATTTGGCGGCAATGCGGGCGATCGGGTATCCGGTCGCCTTGGAAGCAAGCGCCGAGGAACGGCTGACGCGCGGATTGACTTCAATCAAGTAATAGCGCTTGCTGAACGGGTCGAGGGCAAATTGAATGTTACAGCCTCCAATAATGCCAAGCGCGGAAATAATTTTAATCGCCGCGGAGCGAAGCATTTGATATTCCTCGTCCGTCAGCGTCTGCGATGGGGCGACGACGATCGAATCTCCCGTATGGATGCCGACAGGATCGACATTTTCCATATTGCAGACAGTAATGCACGTATCGGTATGATCACGCATCACTTCATATTCGATTTCTTTAAACCCGGAGACGCTCCGCTCAATCAAACATTGCGTAATCGGACTTTCCGCCAGCCCTTTTTCAACGAGCGCCACAAATTGCTCCATATTTTCGGCAATGCCGCCGCCAGTTCCGCCGAGCGTGTACGCAGGACGAATAATGATCGGAAATCCGATTTTTTCGGCAAATGCGACCGCTTCGTCGATATTGGTTATAATTTCGCTTTCCGGAACAGGTTCGCCTAATTCATACATCAAGGAGCGAAACGCTTCGCGGTCTTCCCCTCTTTTAATCGCTTCAATCGGCGTTCCGAG is a window encoding:
- a CDS encoding carbamoyl phosphate synthase large subunit gives rise to the protein MPKDTSLQSILIIGSGPIVIGQAAEFDYSGTQACIALKEEGYRVILVNNNPATIMTDDVHADAVYFEPLTVDSVEAVIAKERPDGLLATFGGQTGLNLAFQLHEAGILEKYGVKLLGTPIEAIKRGEDREAFRSLMYELGEPVPESEIITNIDEAVAFAEKIGFPIIIRPAYTLGGTGGGIAENMEQFVALVEKGLAESPITQCLIERSVSGFKEIEYEVMRDHTDTCITVCNMENVDPVGIHTGDSIVVAPSQTLTDEEYQMLRSAAIKIISALGIIGGCNIQFALDPFSKRYYLIEVNPRVSRSSALASKATGYPIARIAAKLAVGYTLAELLNPVTKTTYASFEPALDYVVVKFPRLPFDKFPLADRQLGTQMKATGEVMAIDRNMERAFQKAVYSLEGKNNGLYLPELAEKTEAELKQLLVNRDDRRFFAILELFRRGETIDAVYALTKIDRFFLHSFYQLIELEKKAKETNLDEIDEATFRLLKEKGFADAFLAEAWGVKEQDVREKRKQLGILPAYKMVDTCAAEFRSETDYYYSTYFGEDERKKSDREKVLIIGAGPIRIGQGIEFDYSSVHSVYALQEEGYETVLMNNNPETVSTDFAVADRLYFEPLTLEDVLNVIEAEQINKVIVQFGGQTAINLVKGLEEANVSLLGVTYDVIDQLEDRDRFYQLLEELDIPHVPGMMANNETELLANAEKIGYPILLRPSYVIGGRGMFIVKDEQQLATLLAQGMIAYPLLIDAYLDGKEAEVDVVTDGNDILLPTIIEHVEKAGVHSGDSYAWLPAQTLTKEEQNNMITYAAKIAKKLQFKGIMNIQYVIANGQVYVLEVNPRASRTVPIVSKATGIPLAQIATKLLLGKCLNDVVGEKQRRLANLPYIVLKYPVFSTYKLPGVDPLVGPEMKSTGEGISIAATKEEAAAKAFYSYLVKKREAREIYVNGQIDEPLLEQIKGKQLTIVSDVPFSEWVKRKEALAFFDLQKDETSFEHRTIALSRQIMVFTEKETFALFLQAIGVNSFTVSSIQEWLEKKKQMEKAVII